The following DNA comes from Streptomyces spinoverrucosus.
GAGTGCACAACGCCGCGGCGGTCGGCGACGGCGACGTCACCGATGCCTGCCTCCAAGAGGATTCTGGTGATGGCCACGCCGGCCGCACCGGCGCCGGAGATCACCGCGCGCAGGTCACTCAGTGAACGGCCCGTGAGTTTCGCGGCATTGCGCAGCGCGGCCAGGGTGACGATCGCGGTTCCGTGCTGGTCGTCATGGAAGACCGGGATGTCCAGGCGCTCCTGCAGGCGGCGTTCGATCTCGAAGCAGCGTGGTGCGGAGATGTCTTCCAGGATGATCCCGCCGAAGGAAGGCGCCAGGCGGGCCACCGTGTCGACCAGTTCTGTGACATCGGTGGAGTCGAGTGCGATGGGGACCGCGTCGACGTCGGCGAACTGCTTGAGGAGGACTGCCTTGCCTTCCATGACGGGGAGAGCAGCGTACGGACCGATGTCTCCCAGGCCGAGTACGGCGGTGCCGTCGGTGATCACGGCGACGGTCGACGACTTCCACGTGTAGTCGTGCACGAGGTCGGGTTGGTTCGCGATGGCCGAGCACACCCATGCCACGCCAGGTGTGTAGGCGAGGGAAAGGTCGGCGGCATCGTTGACCGGCACGGTGGCACGCGTCTCCAGCTTTCCGCCTCGGTGGAGCGCGAAGGCCGCTTCGAGGAGTTCGGTGTCCGTCGCTGCGGTGGGGCTGTGTGGTTCCACGGGTGTACGAGCCTCTTGTCCTGGTCGGGTTCGGAAGGGCGCTGCCGCCGCTGCGACGACGGCAGCGCCCTTGCGCGCGGTCGGAGCATGTACGCGAAGTGGTCGCGTCGGGTGGGAAGCCCGAAGGAACGGGCTCAAAGAAGCATGAGCATCGGCTGCTCGACCGCTTTGGTGAACTCGCTCATCCAGCGTGCCGCGTCAGCACCGTCGACGGCCCGGTGGTCGACCGAGAGCACCACCCGCATGACGGTCGCCGCAGTGAGTGTTCCGTCGTCAGCGACCACCGGCTCCTGGCGGCCTGCGCCGACGGCGAGGATGGCGGCCTGGGGCGGATTGATGATGGCGGCGAACTCCTCCACCCCGAACATGCCGAGGTTGGTGATGGTCATGGTGCCGCCCTCGAGGTCACTCTGGGCGAGCCTTCCGCTGTTGGCCTGCTCGACGTACTGCTTGACCTGCTCGGCCACGCTGCCCAGGGACCGCGAGTCCACGGACCTGACAACGGGGGTGACGAGGCCTCGGGAGGAGGCGATGGCAACGCCGATGTCGGCGGAGGCGTAGCGGAGCATTGCCTCGTCCTGCCAGATGGCGTTCATCTGCGGAACCTGTTGGTGCGCGTGTGCCGCCGCCTTGATGAGGAAGTCGTTGACCGAGACGCGGACGGCAGAGACCTGGTTGATCTCGCGCCGCAGAGCCAACAGAGCGTCGATGCGAGCACTGCCCTTGAGATAGAAGTGCGGGGCCTGCTGCTTGCTCCGGGTCAGGCGGGCGGCGACAGCACGCCGCAGGCGTGTGTGCGGGATGGTCTCGGCAACGCCAGGCTGTGGTGCTCCGGCGTGCCGGCTGGGCTCCGCACCCGGTGCCGGGGCCGTCGGCGGCGTGGTCACCGGGCTCGCCGGCTCCGGCACGGTCTGGCTGACAGTGGCCGGATCGGCCACAGTGTGGTTGGGGGCCAAGCCGTCGTCCGCGGCCGTGCCGCCGGCGGCCCGGGCTGCGATGGCCCCCTCGACGTCCTTGCGGACGATCCGCCCGTGCGGACCAGTGCCATGGACGTCGGTCAGTGACAGTCCGGCCTGTTTCAGCAACCGCCTCGCCAGCGGACTGGCGAATATCCGCTCGGGTTCCTCTGGTGCGGCAGCGGCGGCGCCCTGCCCTTCTTGGGGCGCGCCGGACGTGCCGTCGACCCCCGCGGCGGAGTCCGCCGCAGGGCGCTCGGCGACCCCCAGCTGGGCGAGCACCGCGTCAAGATCGGCGACGTCCTCGCCGGGATCCAGGAGCACCGCGATGGGTGCGCCGATCTCCACGGTGCTGCCGGCCTCCGCGAGGATGCCGGCCAGCATGGCGTCGTGTTCCGCCTCGAGCTCGACCATCGCCTTGTCGGTTTCGATGACGGCAATCGGATCCCCGGCGGCGAAGCCGGTGTGCTCCTGGACGAGCCACTGCGACAGCATCGCCTCGGTTGATCCTGCCGCCACCTCGGGCATGTGCAGCAGCTTGGCCATGACCTCTCCTAATGTCCTGTCGTGCGGGAATGCGGCGAGCTCAGTCGGCTTCGCGGATCTGCTTCAGCCGGGCGACGATCTCGTCGGTGCCGGCGATGGCCGCGCGCTCGAGGACCTTGCTGATGCTCGGCGACGCCTCAGCCCCCGTCACGCGCTCGACCGGCTGGTCCAGCCAGTCGAACAGGCGGCGCTGAATCTCGTCGGCGAGCCAGCCGCCGTAGGACGTGCCCACGGCGCCCTGCTCGACGATGAGCACCCGGTTGGTCTTCTTGATGCTCGCTTCGACGGTGTCCCAGTCGAGGCTGGCGCGGTCGAGCCAGCGCAGGTCGATGAGGTCGGCCTGGATCTGCGGCACCTGGTCGAGCGCTTCCAGGCAGTGGTTGACCATCGACAGGTAGGAGATGACGGTGAGGTCCCCGCCTTCCCGGCGCAGCGCAGCCTTGCCCACCGGAATGCGGTAGTCGAGGTCGTCGACCGGGCCTGTCCCCGTCGTCGTGTAGAGATCGACGTGCTCCAGCACGACCACCGGGTCGTCGCAGGCGAGCGCGGTGTTCATGAGGCCCACGTAGTCGAAGGGGTTGGACGGGGCGACCACGCGCAGTCCCGCCGCCGTGGTCAGGATGCCGGCCGGATCCATGGTGTGCTGCGAGCCGTACCCGGTTCCGGCGGCGAGCTTGGAGCGCAGCACGAACGGCACGGCGCTGTCGCCACCGAACATGTGGCGGGCCTTGGCGACCTGGTTGAACAGCTGGTCGGCGGCCACCCACATGAAGTCGGCGTACATGAACTCGACGATCGGGCGGAACCGGCCGTCGAGAGCCATGCCCCCGCCCAGGCCCGTGAAGGCGTTCTCGCTGATGGGCGTGCCCAGCACCCGGTCGGGAAACAGCTCCAGTGCCCGCTTGGTCGCGCCGTTGGTTCCGCCCCTGAGCCGGTTGACGTCCTCGCCGAGTACGACGATGCGCTCGTCGGTCTCCATCCGCCGGCCGATCACGTCACTCACGACGTCGATGAAGCGTCGGTCCGTCAGCTTTCCGGAGAAGGTGTCGGGCTCTTCGTAGCGGCTGCCGTCCAGTTCGCTCAGGTCTCCGCGGACCCCCGCGTCGACGAAGGAGCTGTCCGGCCAGGCCGTGGGCTTGATGCGGCGCTGGCCGGGCTTGCCCTGCGGGTCCGGCTCCAGCAACGACTCACCGATCTCCCGCATCACGGCCGCGACCTGCTTCTGCACGGCCGTGATCTGCCTCGCGGTCGCGAGCTTGCGGCGGACGACGTGGGACCGCAGCTGCTCCAGGGCGTCGCGGTCGCGCCAGGCCTTCTCCTCCGCCTTGTCCCGGTAACCGAAGGCGCTGCCCGGGTAGGCCCCGTTCTGGTGGAAGTACCGGTACACCTCGGCCTCGACGATGGTCGGGCCGCGGCCGGCCCGCATGTGGTCGAGCGCCTCGTTCATGGCCAGGTTGACGGCGAGGGCGTCCATGCCGTCCACGCGCCAGCTGGGGATGTTGAACCCCGCCCCCCGGGCCGACAGCCTCGGCTCCCCGGTCACCTCGCCGATCGGGGTCGACACGGCGTACAGGTTGTTCTCGATGAAGAAACAGATGGGCAGGCGCCAGGCTGCCGCCAGGTTGAAGGTCTCCAGGACCGAGCCGATGTTCACGGCGCCGTCGCCGAAGTAGGTCACCGTCACCGCGTCCGTGCCCGCGTGGAGCTGGTTCCAGGCGAAGCCGGCGGCCTGCGGGACGCCGCCGCCGACGATGGCGTTGGTGCCCATCGCCCCGGCCTCGCGCCACTGCAGGTGCATCGAACCGCCGCGGCCCCGGCAGAAGCCGTCGGACAGACCGCAGATCTCGGCGAGGGTGCGTCGGAGCACCGTGCGTACGTTGTCGTCCAGCTCGGGCAGCCCGTCGTACTTCTCGGGCAGGACGTGGCCGAACGCCTTGGCGAGGAACTGGTGATGTCCGCGGTGCGTGCCGTTGACGAAGTCGTCGCTGCGCAGGGGCAGCGCGGATCCGACCGCGCCGCCCTCCTGCCCGATGCTCGAGTGCACGGGTCCGTGGATGAGACCTTCACCGGCGAGTTCGAGCGCGTACTCCTCGAACGCGCGGATCCACAGCCCCTGGCCCAGCATCCCCAGCAGCAGGGCGGGATCCGCGGCGTCCCAGTCATCGGCTGAGGCACTCAGCTCGACCCAGGGTGAGCTGGGGGACAGAGGGTCACGGCTGGGCATGGGTTCTCCCTGGAGTGTGACTGGACACCTTGGATTGGATCCAATGTCTTGTGACGCAGCCCGTCGAGCGGGCCATCTGCCCTAGACTATGCGTCTCGAAGCATGTGAACGCAAGACCGAATGGATCCATTGGAGAGATCATGCCCATCCCAGGACTGACCCGCCTCGACCACATCGGCCTCACCGTGCCCGACCTCGCGCAGGCGCACGAGTTCTTCGTGGACGTGCTCGGCTGCGAGTACATGTACGCGCTGGGCCCCTACCAGCACGACGGTCACTGGATGAGCGAGCACCTGGGAGTCGACGACCGGGCCGTGATGCGTCGGCTGCACTTCTACCGGCTCGGCGGGCAGGCACTGTTCGAGGTCTTCCAGTACGAGGCGCCGGACCAGCGCACGCAGGCGCCACGCAACAGCGATGTCGGCGGCCACCACGTGGCGCTCTACGTCGAGGACCTCGATGCCGCGGTGGAGGACCTGCACCGGCGTGGCCTGCGGGTACTGGGCGAGCCGACGACCAGCAGGGGCGCCAGCGAGGGACAGCGCTGGGTCTACTTCCTGTCACCCTGGGGCATGCAGTTCGAGCTGGTTTCCTATCCTGGCGGCAAGGCCTTCGACCACGATCCGCAGGCCTTCGCCTGAGCAGGAGCCCGGGCATGAGCATGGACAGGAGTGAGGCCAGTGTCCGAGGGCAACGGCACCCTGCGGGCCGGTGTGGCCAGCCAGCGGATCGCCGACCAGCTGCGCGAGCGCATCCTGTCGGGCCGGCTGGCACCGGGCACGCGGATCATTCAGGACGAACTCGCTGAGGAACTGCGGACCAGCAGACTGCCGGTACGTGAGGCACTGCGCATCCTGCAGTCGAAAGGTCTGGTCACCCTGCGGGCCAACCAGGGCGCATGGGTGACGCAGATGGACATGCGCGAGTGCGAGCTGAGCTACAAGATGCGCGAGCGACTCGAACCACTCCTGCTCTCGGAGTCGGCGCCGCACCTTACGGACGCGGACATCGCGGAGCTGGCCGAACTGCAGGAGCGCATCGAGCAGACGCAGGATGTGGAACAGTTCCTCGTGCTCGACCGGCAGCTGCACTGGCAGACCTACCGGCACCACCGGGCGGACGAACTCGCAGGCATCGTCGCGCGGTTGTGGGACACCACGCAGCACTACCGCCGGGCCTTCACCCGGCTGGCCTCCGAACAGCGCAGCTGGGTCATCAACGCCGAACACCGCCTGCTGATCGAGGCGTTGCGTGACGGCGACCACCGGTCCGCCGAGCGGATCCTCGAACTGCACATCCGCCGTACACGGGTTGAGCTGTCCCATCACCCGGAGGTGTTCCAGACGGGCGTCGCGAGCGGGTGAGGCGTGCGGTCGTCAACCTCCTTGAGGACATGGCGTGGCGGCCGGGTTTCCCCGGCCGCCACGCGGAATGGTTCGGCGCTGGACGCCTATCGGTTCAGGCGACCTTGTAGGGCGGAGGCTCCTGCCCCTCGGCCCACTGCTTCTCGCCTGCCTTGTCCCGGATGTAGTCGCGTGAGGCCTCTGCCAGGCGCCGGGCCCGCTTCAGGTCCGGGGAGATGAGCTCGCCGCCGTACTTGAGCACACGTCCGTTCACCACAACCGTGTCGACCTCCGCGCGCGTCGCCTGGAAGACGATCTGGTGGGAGGCGTTGGTGAGCGGGACCATGGACGGTGTGTCCGCCCGCAGCAGCACCAGGTCCGCCAGCTTGCCCGGCGTGATCGACCCCAGCGACGAGCCCAGGCCGAGCGCGTCGGCTCCGCCCTGCGTCGCGAAGTGGATGACATCCTCAGTACGCAGGTCGTTGTTGACGACGGTCTTCCCGTCGGCCTGCGCGGCCTGGTGGTCGAGGCCGCGGTCCGCGTTGAGGGTGGCGCGCATCGCGGAGAACATGTCGGAGCTCCACCAGACGCTGGTGTCCATCGACAGGGAGATGGGGATGCCGTGTTCCCTGACCTTGCCGGTCGGAGGGTAGCCCTGGCCCGCGTTGAGCTCGCTCTCGGCGGAGATCGACACATTGCCGCCGGAGCCGGCGATCAGGCCGTAGGCGCTGTCCGGGAAGGACCCGCCGTGCACATAGGTGTTCGTGGGCAGCAGGAAGCCGTTGTCGCGCAGGATCTGCAGGGCGTTGTCGGGCGAGAACTCCCAGATGCCGGCGTGCTGGGTGACCATCAGGTCCCGGTCCCGGGCGAACTCCCACGCGGGCCGCTCCGGGAACGCCACGTCGGTGGGGGTGTCCCAGGCCAGTTGCAGGGTGACCAGCTGGTTCCTGGACGAGAAACGGCTGCGCAGCAGCCGGTCCACGTCACCACCGGCGGTGGCCCACTCCTGCGGCGGGGCGGAGAGGTCGCTGTAGGCCAGGCGGGCCCGCCCACGGGAGTCGAAGAGGGCGTCCGCGGCGGCTTCGGCGTGATCGAGGGTAAACAGCGCATGTGACCAGTCGAGGCTGGTGGTCACCCCGCTGTTGATGGCCTCCACCATGGACAGGTAGTTGCCGGCGTACACGTCCTCGGGGCGCCAGTACTTGGCCCACCCCAGGTACATGAACTGGAAGTAGTTCTGGATGGTCCATTCGGCCCCGACGCCGCGCAGCACCGTCTGCCACATGTGCCGGTGGGTGTCGATCATGCCGGGCATGAGGATGCGGTCGCGTCCGTCGATGACGGCAGCGCCCTCGGGGGCAGTGAGATTGGGTCCCACGGCCTGGATGGTGGACTCGGTGACCAGCACGTCTGCGTTGTGCTGGACCCCGAGTCGGGGATCGCCGGTCACCACGGTGGCGTTGCGGAAGACGATCGGGCGGCCGGGCTTGAAGGAGGGTGTCCGGACGGGCGCCTGCGGCCGGGCCACGGCTGTGGCGCCCAGCCCGACGGCCGCGACTCCGAGGCCCGTACCGGTTCCGACGAGGAAGGATCTGCGCCCCAGCCGGGACCGGGTGTGGTCCTTTGCGTCCTGCCCGGCCGAAGGCGACGACTCGTCGCTGTGCATGCGTGCTCCAACTTGCTGTTGACGGGATTGCCGGGCTGGACGCTAGCAAGGTAACTGCACGTGCAACAGTTGAAATCGGCAACTACATCGAAGGGCCGAGACACCTACTCCCCTGGACCTCGGTCGGCCGACCCGGTACCGCGCGACGCCTGCGCTGATTGAGAAGTTCCGATGATTGCCGCGTTCGTTTTCTTCTGTTGGACCGCATGGCAGAGCCGCTCCCAGCATGAAGGGCACAGCGACACCGCACTTTCAGGAGCAGCACGACCATGAAATGGATCTCTCTCGGTTCGACCGGGCTTCACGTCTCCCGCATCGCCTTCGGCACCTGGCAGTTGGGCGGGCAGTGGGGAGCGTTCGACGAGGATCGGGCCATCACCGCCATCCGTGAGGCCCGCGAGCTCGGGATCAACTTCTTCGACACCGCTCAGGCCTACGGCTTCGGCGCCTCGGAGCGGGTCCTGGGCAAGGCCCTGCGCAAGGAGATCACCGGGGACCGGGACAGCGTGGTGATCGCCACCAAGGGCGGCGTCCTGCCGGAGGGTGGGCGTGACGCGTCCGCCGCGTACCTGCGTCAGGGTGTGGAACAGAGCCTGCGCAGCCTGGGCGTCGAGACCATCGACCTGTACCAGGTGCACTGGCCGGACGCGAACGTGCCCGCCGCGGAGACGGCGGGCGTGCTCCAGGAGCTCGTCGACGAGGGCAAGATTCGATTCGCCGGCGTGTCCAACTACGACGCCCCGCAGATGGCGGAGTTCGCCGCGGTACGCCCGGTGGACACCCTGCAGCCCCCGTACCACCTCTTCCGCCGTGGCATCGAGGCCGAGGTTCTGCCCTACACGATCGAGCACAACATCGGCGTCCTGGCGTACAGCCCACTCGCCAGCGGTCTGCTCACCGGCCGCTTCGACGAGAACACCACGTTCGAGGACAGCGACTGGCGGGGCCGGGCCACCGCGTTCACCGGCGACACCTTGAAGCGCAACCTGGCGGTCGTACGGCGACTGACCGAATTCGCCGAGGAGCGCGGGCTGACGGTAAGTCAGCTGGCGATCGCGTGGGTGCTTGCCCGGCCGGGGGTGCACGTGGCCATTGTCGGCGCGCGCAGCAGCGGCAACATCAGGGCCAGCGCCGCGGCCGCCGACGTGGAGCTGAGCGCCGAGGACCTTGCCGTGATCGACGAGCTCACGGCCGATGCGGTCTCCGTCGAAGGCGCGACCCCCGAGGGCGTGCTGTGACCCTCGGACTCTAGGCGCGCGGCGTGTGTGCCCGGCCCGGTAGGGCGTCCAGGCCGGGCACCATGCTCAACAGCTGCCGTGCGGCCGGTGCCATCCGTTCCGGATCCGGCACGGCCACGGCCGCCCGCCAGACGGCGGCCTCCCCATCGGCGAGGCGCACGGCGCTCAAGGCGGCCGCCTGCGGCTTGCGCGCGACGTGCTGGGGCACGAGGGCCACTCCCAGGCCGTGACCGACCAGGTCGAGCAAGCTGTGTACATCGTTGACCTGCAGGGTGACCAGCCGCTGGTGTCCGGCGTCGGCGAAGGCACGGTCGGAGACTGCGCGCGCACCCCATTCGGGTGCGAAGTCCACGAAGCCCTCGCCGTCGAGTTCCTTCCACTCCACGTCTTCGCGTTCCGCGAGAGCGTGATCGGCGTGGCACAGCAGGACCATCGGTTCCGTCGACAGGGGCAAGAGCCGAACCCCGCCCGGGGGTTGGCCGCTCACCGCCACGAACGCCAGGTCCAGTTGTCCGGCGGCGACGTCCTGGATCAGGGCCTGTGAGCCGTCCTGTCTCATGCGGATCTCCACACGAGGGTGCCGACCGCGGAAGCGGGACAGGACCGAGGACACGTGAACCGCGCCGAGGCACTGCTCGCTTCCCACGGCCAAGGCGCCCCGCAGGAGTCCCTGCACGGCGGCGACCGCGTCCTTGGCGGCGCGCGCTCCGGCGAGAGTGCGGCGGGCCTCGTCGAGCAGTGCCCGGCCCGCCTCGGTCAGATCCACGCTGCGGGTGTTGCGCAGGAAGAGCTGGGCACCCAGCTCCTTTTCAAGGGAGCGCACTGAGGCCGACAGCCCCGACTGCGACACCAGCAACCGCTCGGCGGCACGAGTGAAGTGCCGTTCCTCGGCCACGGCGACGAAGTACTCCAAGTGTCGAAGTTCCACGATCTCATCCCCTCATCACACCGTCGAAGCCATGGAAACGGTCAGCCGCTCAGCGACGAACGAGCGAACCGACGCGCCAAGAGGACCGCCAATGCCGCGACCAGGCCGCTGAAAGCCAGCACGGCATCGCGGACCGGCACCGTCTGCACGGCCAGTCCCAGGCCCAGCACTGGAACGGACAGCCCCGCATAGGCGGCGAGGAACAGCCCTGTCAGGGTTTCGCCGCGTCGCTCGGGCACGGCCATCGACAGCACCGTGCTGACGCAGCCCTTGAAGGCCGTGCCGGCACCCGCACCGGAAACCGCTCCGCCGACGAGGAACAGCGGGAGGTCGGCCGTCCAGACCGCCGCGGCCAGTACGGCCATGCCGACCGCGAGGAGCCCCAGGCCCGCCTGCAGTTGGGTGCGGGTACCCGCACGAGCGAGCAGGATCTGAGCCAGCGCCGCCGAACCGAAGACCAGGAAGGCCGCGAGCCCGGTCACGGTGGGAGAGGCGACGTGCAGATCGCCCAGGACGAGGGGGGTCAGCGAGGTGAACAAGCCGAGCACCGCGAACGTGACCAGACCCGCACCGGCCACGGCGAAGAACGCGGGACGAGCCCGGTCGGGAACGCTGACGCGCTGTGGGCGGTAACGCGGCCGCGGTTCGGGCCGTACGACGGTTTCCGGAACCACGACCACGGCCACCGCTGCCAGGGCGAGCAGGCCGAGGAAGATCAGATAGGGCGTGCGCAAGGCGTCCGGGGCGTGATCGGCGAGCAGTCCTGAGACCAGCGGGCCGATTCCGAGCCCACCGAGGTTGGCGCCCGTGGCCACCACGTTGGCGCGGACGGGGGAGGCATGGGGCCGGGCATGCCGGTGCAGGTCGTCCAGGTGCGCGGTGGCCGTCGCCGTCAGCAGCCCCACGCTCAGTCCCGAAAGCAGGCGGGCGACGATCAGTGCGGGAACGGAGTACCAGCTCACGAAGACCATCGCGGAGGCGATGCTGAGCGCGACCGCCGGAAGCAGCACCGTTCTGCGCCCGAGCCAGTCCGACAGATGGCCGGCCAGGAAAAGGGCCGCCAGCACGCCGACGGCGTAGGTGGCGAAGACGATCGTGACGACGAACGGCCCGAACCCATCGGTCCGCTGGTACAGCGGGTAGAGCGGGGTGGGCACGGTGGAGAAGGCCATGGTCAGGGTGAATGTCGCGGCGATCAGCCAGAAACCGGTGTGATGGCGGGCGTCCGAGTGACGCCGGTGGGCGCCCCTCGTGCCCCGGGCCCGGGCTGTGCCGACGGTGGACTGGGACATGACCGACCTCAATTCTCTACGGCTGCCGTATTCGGCATGGCAACCGCAGCAACGCCCAACAGGAAGCCGCCCTTCCGCACCGGGCGCGATAATCGACGAAGACTGTTATCTCTGTTGGAGATGACCTACCCGGCCAGTTCCCAGCCAGGAGAGGTGCTCATGGACCTGCGGCAGATGGAAGTCGTCATCGCCGTCGCCGAAGAAGGGGGATTCACGGCCGCGGCCCAGCGGCTCCATGTAGTCCAGTCCGCAGTTTCGGGCGCGGTGCGGACACTGGAGCGAGAGCTGGGCACCCGGCTGTTCGACCGCACCACGCACCGCGTGGCACTGACACCGGCGGGCGAGGCGTTCGTGCCGGCCGCGCGTGCGGCGTTGCGTGCCGCGGATCAAGCGCGGTCGGCGGTGGACGCGGTACGGGGTCAGCTGCGGGGCACGGTGACCGTCGGCACGATGCAAGGCGTCTGGGCCGGTCTGCACGATGCTCTGGCCAGGTTGAGGGCACAGCACCCCGGCGTGGTGGTCCGGCTTCGGCAGGCAGCTGTTGCCGACATCCGTCAGGCGCTGCGCGACGGGACGGTGGATCTGGCTGTGGTCGCTCTCGACCGTCGACAACAGCGTGGGCTGGCCACCCGCCTGCTCGCCCGTGAGGAAATGGTGCTGGTCGCCTCACCCGCGCGGGAGTTCACCGGAACGGGAGCGGAGGACACGGTCACGCTCGACGAGGTGGCCCGGCTGCCGCTGGTGGACTTCGCTCCCGGCTGGGCGATCCGCGACTCGGTCGACCGCGCGTTCCGTGCCGCCCTCGTCGAGCGCGACACGACCTTCGAGGTCAACGACATCATCGCGGCGTCCGAACTCGTCCGCCACGACCTGGGCGTGTGCATCATGCCCGAGTCGATCGCCGCACGCTTCCCCGACCTGGCCGTACGCCGGTTCGAGCGGCACGCGCCGCACTGGAACGTCATGGTCGTACGGCC
Coding sequences within:
- a CDS encoding LysR family transcriptional regulator is translated as MDLRQMEVVIAVAEEGGFTAAAQRLHVVQSAVSGAVRTLERELGTRLFDRTTHRVALTPAGEAFVPAARAALRAADQARSAVDAVRGQLRGTVTVGTMQGVWAGLHDALARLRAQHPGVVVRLRQAAVADIRQALRDGTVDLAVVALDRRQQRGLATRLLAREEMVLVASPAREFTGTGAEDTVTLDEVARLPLVDFAPGWAIRDSVDRAFRAALVERDTTFEVNDIIAASELVRHDLGVCIMPESIAARFPDLAVRRFERHAPHWNVMVVRPRGEASPAVAALLRHIS